The DNA segment TGATCTTGATCCGGCCGTTGCTCATCGCCTCTATGGCCCTGGCCACATAAAAGGGGCCGGCGCCAAGGCCGGGAAAATTCTTCGGCCAGGAGGTTACCATCTTCCATTCATACCGCTGCCGGGCATGGACCGCGGGCGGACCGTCAACCGCCGCGGCCAGACCCAGGGCCGCGGCCCCTGCTCCCACCTTCTTGATAAAATCTCTTCGATCCACAATGCGTCCTCCTCTTTCCGGTTATCCCCCGGCCCGGCCGTTATCCGGCCGGAACCAGGGAATCGCACCGCCCGGATGGTTAGCGGCCGGTGCGGGCCGGTACTGTAAACGCGTCCAACAGCTGCCCGGTCTCATTGTAAAAATAACACTCGATTCGATCTTTCTTTACATCCGCGACCAGAAAACCATAGGCTGACAGATATTTTTCAAAACGCATATCAGGCCGGGCCGGGGCCGAACTCAAGGGTGCGCTGGCCGCACCCACCACGCTCTCCACCATCCCGGTCCCCGGACCGGAGCCGCCGGCCGGATTGGCAGGGCCGATGTCAGCCCGCGCATAGAGATGTTCGTGGGAGGCAAAAACAACATCCACCCCGTCGGCCGCCAGAATCCCGGCAACCGCGTCCCGGTTCGCGGGGTGGGCATGGAGACTTTTCCGATCTTTATAATGCGGTCCGACCGGGTACAGGGGGCAGTGGGTGAAAAAGATGGTAAAGGTTGACTCGTCCCGGGCAAGATCCTGTTCAAGCCACTCACGGTTGGGCCGGTTGATAAAATATTCAAATTGCTTTTTGCGCTGCACGAACTCGGCCGGATCGATCTCGCTGTTGTCCGGCCCTTCATGGCTGGTAAAGGAAGTAACCGTGACAAAATGGGTGTTTTCACGGGTAAAGGAATAGCTCACCCCCCCATAGCCGGCAGGCCCGTTTGCCGGGTTGTCCGCCCGGAAATACTCGTTGAACTTTGAGATATAGCAGATCTCGCCGGCCGGGCACCGTTCCTTCTGGTCAATGATATGGTTGCCGGGGGTGGTATAAAGCTTGATATTCTTTGCCCGGAGCGGTTCCTCGAAAATGGCCCGCCAGCGGGCGATCTTTTCCGGGGCCTTGGTAAAGGTTGTTTTTGCCACCATATCGCCGTTGAATATGACAAAATCAGGTTTCGGTTCCAGGGCCAGGATATGGCCGACCACCTGGACAAGCAGTTCCTCTTCCAGGTAAACCGGCGGATCGGTCTTGTAATTACCGCGGGAATCCCCGGTAAAGACGAACCTGAAAAGGGTGGCGTCAGGATCAACAACAGCCTGTCCCTGGTTCCGCGGAACAGGCGCGCAGCCCGAAAAGGTCAGCAGGATGAGGATGATCAGACCCGGCCAGCGGTAAGGGCGGGACCGAGCCCGCCCCGGCGGCGGAACAGCCCCGCGTCCTGCTGGCACCGTATCAACCGCATCCGGCCGGCGGCCGGTCAACTTTCCTCTCCTGGCCGGAAAAAATCTACCTCGCATCATTATCGTTACCTCCTGATCTTGCCGGACCGGCTGGCGCCAAAAGACCTTTTAACAGGTCCTGTTCCAGAGTGACGACTTGAAGTAGCAGCATAAA comes from the Desulfobacterales bacterium genome and includes:
- a CDS encoding metallophosphoesterase, producing MMRGRFFPARRGKLTGRRPDAVDTVPAGRGAVPPPGRARSRPYRWPGLIILILLTFSGCAPVPRNQGQAVVDPDATLFRFVFTGDSRGNYKTDPPVYLEEELLVQVVGHILALEPKPDFVIFNGDMVAKTTFTKAPEKIARWRAIFEEPLRAKNIKLYTTPGNHIIDQKERCPAGEICYISKFNEYFRADNPANGPAGYGGVSYSFTRENTHFVTVTSFTSHEGPDNSEIDPAEFVQRKKQFEYFINRPNREWLEQDLARDESTFTIFFTHCPLYPVGPHYKDRKSLHAHPANRDAVAGILAADGVDVVFASHEHLYARADIGPANPAGGSGPGTGMVESVVGAASAPLSSAPARPDMRFEKYLSAYGFLVADVKKDRIECYFYNETGQLLDAFTVPARTGR